Proteins co-encoded in one Aquincola tertiaricarbonis genomic window:
- a CDS encoding type II toxin-antitoxin system RelE/ParE family toxin — MSPAPRVLRWRPLALADREAIMTFIAQDNVTAAIELDLQFEAKAELARQRPTLYRAGRMKGTRELVVRPSYVMVYRVLPNAVEFLRVLHTSRQWPSARDTPDGGPLS, encoded by the coding sequence TTGAGCCCAGCTCCTCGGGTGCTGCGCTGGCGCCCTCTGGCGCTGGCCGACCGCGAGGCCATCATGACCTTCATCGCGCAGGACAACGTAACCGCGGCGATAGAACTTGATCTGCAGTTCGAGGCGAAGGCGGAACTCGCCAGGCAGCGGCCGACCTTGTACAGAGCGGGGCGGATGAAGGGTACGCGCGAACTGGTCGTGAGGCCGAGCTATGTGATGGTCTACCGCGTGCTGCCCAACGCCGTGGAGTTTTTGCGGGTGCTGCACACATCGCGCCAATGGCCATCCGCCCGGGACACGCCAGACGGAGGGCCGCTCAGCTGA
- a CDS encoding glutathione S-transferase family protein — translation MITLCGFSVSNYYNKVKLALLEKGIEFTEEYVNTGSQDEAVLSASPLGKVPFIRTDRGTLCESQVIVDWLEAEYPTPALLPADAFGRAKQHELITFIELHVELVARELYMQAFFGGTVSDETQARVKQKLDRHIPALMRLTAFKPYVAGSQFTMADCSAYTNLPLVAMSTKAVYGEDLLQKHGLDWKSYAKLMAERPSVQRVDADRKADTAARVAAAAAARK, via the coding sequence ATGATCACGCTGTGCGGCTTTTCGGTGTCCAACTACTACAACAAGGTGAAGCTGGCCCTGCTGGAAAAGGGCATCGAGTTCACCGAGGAGTACGTCAACACCGGCAGCCAGGACGAGGCCGTGCTGTCCGCCTCGCCGCTGGGCAAGGTGCCCTTCATCCGCACCGACCGCGGCACGCTGTGCGAAAGCCAGGTCATCGTCGACTGGCTGGAAGCCGAATACCCCACGCCGGCGCTGCTGCCGGCCGATGCCTTCGGCCGCGCCAAGCAGCATGAGCTGATCACCTTCATCGAGCTGCATGTGGAACTGGTGGCGCGCGAGCTGTACATGCAGGCCTTCTTCGGCGGCACGGTGAGCGACGAGACCCAGGCCCGCGTGAAGCAGAAGCTCGACCGGCACATCCCGGCGCTGATGCGGCTGACGGCCTTCAAGCCCTACGTGGCGGGCAGCCAGTTCACGATGGCCGATTGCTCGGCCTACACCAACCTGCCGCTGGTGGCCATGTCCACCAAGGCGGTGTACGGCGAAGACCTGCTGCAAAAACACGGCCTGGACTGGAAGAGCTACGCCAAGCTGATGGCTGAGCGCCCATCGGTGCAACGGGTGGACGCCGACCGCAAGGCCGACACCGCCGCCCGCGTGGCGGCCGCTGCCGCGGCCAGGAAGTAG
- a CDS encoding antitoxin PaaA2 family protein has translation MPTSDKTIDHGTLRRLVDAGARVGAEVVGSGGRWEIVIRHGRTRQTLAATRGRPKSFRQFETLAGYLKDLGIVEYRVNAAEFQGGGLSTATPDRRSVAASQRMKRAHEAVAYDAWFREQVQTSIDDPRPSVGDEEARQQMAARREALLKKAGR, from the coding sequence ATGCCGACTTCAGACAAGACCATTGATCACGGTACGCTTCGTCGATTGGTCGACGCGGGTGCGCGCGTGGGTGCAGAGGTCGTCGGCAGCGGTGGCCGTTGGGAAATCGTCATCCGCCACGGCCGTACGCGCCAGACCTTGGCCGCCACCCGTGGGCGACCCAAGAGCTTCCGTCAGTTCGAGACCTTGGCCGGATATCTGAAGGATCTGGGCATCGTTGAATACCGCGTCAACGCCGCAGAGTTCCAAGGGGGTGGCTTGTCAACGGCAACACCCGACCGGCGCAGCGTGGCGGCCTCTCAGCGCATGAAGCGCGCCCACGAGGCTGTGGCTTACGACGCCTGGTTCCGCGAGCAGGTCCAGACATCGATCGACGATCCACGGCCCAGTGTGGGTGATGAGGAGGCGCGCCAGCAGATGGCCGCGCGGCGGGAGGCCTTGCTGAAGAAGGCCGGGCGTTGA
- a CDS encoding DMT family transporter produces the protein MTERRSTLDGLAVSLLLTCCVLWGLNQVATKVALADFPPFTQAALRSAGAALLVLAWARLRGIALFTRDGTLPGGLLAGALFALEFGLIFFGLQFTTASRMVVFIYLAPFVVALGMPFVARSEKLKPVQFVGLAVAFGGVAAAFAEGFGQPSAGERQWLGDACGVGAALVWGATTLSIRSTRLAGAAPEKTLLYQLGLSALLLGMAAPVAHETWPQQVAALSWGALLFQTVIVTFASYLAWFWLVRHYPATRIASFTLLTPISGLVAGALVLNEPLTPRLLLALATVVLGLVLVNRR, from the coding sequence ATGACCGAACGAAGATCCACGCTGGACGGCCTCGCCGTCTCGCTGCTGCTGACCTGCTGCGTGCTGTGGGGCCTGAACCAGGTGGCCACCAAGGTGGCGCTGGCCGACTTTCCGCCTTTCACCCAGGCCGCGCTGCGCTCGGCCGGCGCGGCGCTGCTGGTGCTGGCCTGGGCGCGGCTGCGCGGCATTGCGCTGTTCACGCGCGACGGCACCCTGCCCGGCGGCCTGCTGGCCGGCGCGTTGTTCGCGCTGGAGTTCGGGCTCATCTTCTTCGGCCTGCAGTTCACCACCGCTTCGCGCATGGTGGTGTTCATCTACCTGGCGCCCTTCGTGGTGGCGCTGGGCATGCCCTTCGTGGCGCGGTCCGAGAAGCTCAAGCCGGTGCAGTTCGTGGGCCTGGCGGTCGCCTTCGGCGGCGTGGCCGCGGCCTTTGCCGAAGGCTTCGGCCAGCCTTCGGCCGGCGAGCGGCAGTGGCTGGGCGATGCCTGCGGTGTGGGGGCCGCGCTGGTGTGGGGCGCCACCACGCTGTCCATCCGCAGCACGCGGCTGGCCGGCGCCGCGCCCGAAAAGACGCTGCTCTACCAGCTCGGCCTGTCGGCCTTGCTGCTGGGCATGGCCGCGCCTGTCGCGCATGAGACGTGGCCGCAGCAGGTGGCGGCGCTATCGTGGGGCGCGCTGCTGTTCCAGACGGTGATCGTCACCTTCGCCAGCTACCTCGCCTGGTTCTGGCTGGTGCGCCACTACCCGGCCACGCGCATCGCGTCGTTCACGTTGCTCACGCCCATCTCGGGCCTGGTGGCCGGTGCGCTGGTGCTGAATGAGCCGCTGACCCCGCGCCTGCTGCTGGCCCTGGCCACCGTGGTGCTGGGCCTGGTGCTGGTCAACCGTCGATAG
- the glnE gene encoding bifunctional [glutamate--ammonia ligase]-adenylyl-L-tyrosine phosphorylase/[glutamate--ammonia-ligase] adenylyltransferase: MPLPTADHSRFVQRIRRRYAPETALLPVGIPRADTIQILIDRLQADGRPLASALRVARQVVLERLAVLDVEQQATLDDVTHTMTELAEVTLERALAQARADEELRHGPPLTAAGEPIELWIVGMGKLGARELNVSSDIDLIYVYEEDGQTTGPEPISAHEFFAKVVRRIYTLIGETTDDGFVFRVDLMLRPNGNSGPPAVSLAMLEEYFQVQGREWERFAWLKSRVVAPRAAVESGRALQLRDLVTPFVYRRYLDYGVFEGLRQLHRKIREEAQRRAAGRPERANDVKLSRGGIREIEFIVQLLLVVRGGQFPEIRTRSTLRGLQRLVARGLMKAATAERLAEAYTFLRRVEHRIQFLDDQQTHLLPTADHDLGWIAASLGLGTTDNPCELLHHLGETREFVATEFDALLHDGQAPTPSAPGRNGCRNCSITLPIDSESLHEMLAPALRERVRQWSQSPRVQALRDESRLRLGRLVQRAAKRVTLGECTEDAVLRFVDWVEPLLRRESYLALLVERPEVQSRLLHLLGLARWPMRYLMRHPGVIDELADDRLLHGRFDREAFARELDERYQAWERSGEASEEALLDTLRRAHHAEVFRTLVRDVEGHITVEQVADDLSALADATLDCAQRWAWRHLKQRHRDEPRFAVIAYGKLGGKELGYGSDLDVVFLYDAEGDADPDKSAEVYGAFVRKLITWLTLRTAAGELFEIDTALRPNGNSGMLVTSIASFEKYQVGRGSNTAWTWEHQAITRARWCAGSPELQQRFEDIRCAVLTAPREPAALREEIHAMREKVRAAHPIKPGRFDVKHSPGGMMDAEFVVQYLVLMHAAEHPELRPNLGNIALLQRAETAGLLPPGTGMAAADAYRELRRAQHQARLDEQPTQFAPEALARERDAVLAVWRAVFI; this comes from the coding sequence ATGCCCCTGCCCACGGCCGACCACAGCCGCTTCGTCCAGCGAATCCGCCGCCGCTACGCGCCCGAGACTGCCTTGCTGCCTGTTGGCATTCCGCGTGCCGACACCATCCAGATATTGATCGACCGGCTGCAGGCCGACGGCCGGCCGCTGGCTTCCGCGCTGCGGGTGGCGCGCCAGGTGGTGCTGGAGCGGCTGGCCGTGCTCGACGTGGAGCAGCAGGCCACGCTGGACGACGTCACCCACACCATGACCGAGCTGGCCGAGGTGACGCTGGAACGCGCCCTGGCCCAGGCCCGCGCCGACGAGGAATTACGCCATGGCCCGCCGCTGACGGCCGCGGGCGAGCCCATCGAGCTGTGGATCGTGGGCATGGGCAAGCTGGGCGCGCGCGAGCTGAACGTCTCGTCCGACATCGACCTCATCTACGTGTACGAGGAAGACGGCCAGACCACCGGCCCCGAGCCCATCAGCGCGCACGAATTCTTTGCCAAGGTGGTGCGCCGTATCTACACGCTGATCGGCGAGACCACCGACGACGGCTTCGTCTTCCGCGTCGACCTGATGCTGCGGCCCAACGGCAACTCCGGCCCGCCGGCGGTCAGCCTGGCGATGCTGGAGGAGTATTTCCAGGTGCAGGGCCGCGAATGGGAACGCTTTGCCTGGCTCAAGAGCCGGGTGGTGGCGCCGCGCGCCGCGGTGGAAAGCGGCCGTGCGCTGCAGCTGCGCGACCTGGTCACGCCCTTCGTGTACCGCCGCTACCTCGACTACGGCGTGTTCGAGGGCCTGCGCCAGCTGCACCGCAAGATCCGCGAAGAAGCCCAGCGCCGAGCGGCCGGCCGCCCGGAGCGCGCCAACGACGTGAAGCTGTCGCGCGGCGGCATCCGCGAGATCGAGTTCATCGTGCAGCTGCTGCTGGTGGTGCGCGGCGGGCAGTTCCCCGAGATCCGCACCCGCAGCACGCTGCGCGGCCTGCAACGCCTGGTGGCCCGCGGCCTGATGAAGGCGGCCACCGCCGAGCGCCTGGCCGAGGCCTACACCTTCCTGCGCCGGGTGGAGCACCGCATCCAGTTCCTGGATGACCAGCAGACCCACCTGCTGCCCACGGCCGACCACGACCTGGGTTGGATCGCCGCCAGCCTGGGCCTGGGCACGACCGACAACCCCTGCGAGCTGCTGCACCACCTGGGCGAGACGCGCGAGTTCGTCGCTACCGAATTCGATGCGCTGCTGCACGACGGCCAGGCGCCCACGCCCAGCGCGCCGGGCCGCAACGGCTGCCGCAACTGCAGCATCACGCTGCCGATCGACAGTGAATCGCTGCACGAGATGCTGGCCCCGGCGCTGCGCGAGCGGGTGCGGCAGTGGTCGCAAAGCCCGCGCGTGCAGGCGCTGCGCGACGAGAGCCGGCTGCGCCTGGGCCGGCTGGTGCAGCGCGCCGCCAAGCGGGTGACGCTGGGCGAATGCACCGAGGATGCGGTGCTGCGCTTCGTCGACTGGGTGGAGCCGCTGCTGCGCCGCGAAAGCTACCTGGCCCTGCTGGTGGAGCGGCCCGAAGTGCAGAGCCGCCTGCTGCACCTGCTGGGCCTGGCCCGCTGGCCGATGCGCTACCTGATGCGCCACCCCGGCGTGATCGACGAGCTGGCCGATGACCGGCTGCTGCACGGCCGCTTCGACCGAGAGGCCTTTGCGCGCGAGCTGGACGAGCGCTACCAGGCCTGGGAGCGCTCGGGCGAAGCGTCTGAAGAAGCGCTGCTCGACACCCTGCGCCGCGCCCACCATGCCGAGGTGTTCCGCACCCTGGTGCGCGACGTGGAAGGCCACATCACCGTGGAACAGGTGGCCGACGACCTGTCGGCGCTGGCCGATGCCACGCTGGACTGCGCCCAGCGCTGGGCCTGGCGCCACCTGAAGCAGCGCCACCGCGACGAACCTCGCTTTGCCGTCATCGCCTACGGCAAGCTGGGCGGCAAGGAGCTGGGCTACGGCAGCGACCTGGACGTGGTGTTCCTCTACGACGCCGAGGGCGATGCCGACCCAGACAAGTCGGCCGAGGTGTACGGCGCCTTCGTGCGCAAGCTGATCACCTGGCTGACGCTGCGCACCGCGGCCGGCGAGCTGTTCGAGATCGATACCGCGCTGCGGCCCAACGGCAACTCGGGCATGCTGGTCACGTCCATCGCCTCGTTCGAGAAGTACCAGGTGGGCCGCGGCAGCAACACCGCCTGGACCTGGGAACACCAGGCCATCACCCGCGCGCGCTGGTGCGCCGGCTCACCCGAGCTGCAGCAGCGCTTCGAGGACATCCGCTGCGCGGTGCTCACCGCCCCTCGCGAGCCGGCCGCGCTGCGCGAAGAGATCCACGCGATGCGCGAGAAGGTGCGGGCGGCCCACCCCATCAAGCCGGGCCGCTTCGACGTCAAGCACAGCCCCGGCGGCATGATGGACGCCGAATTCGTGGTGCAGTACCTGGTGCTGATGCACGCCGCCGAACACCCGGAGCTGCGCCCCAACCTGGGCAACATCGCGCTGCTGCAGCGGGCCGAAACCGCCGGCCTGCTGCCGCCGGGCACCGGCATGGCGGCGGCCGATGCGTACCGCGAGCTGCGCCGCGCGCAGCACCAGGCGCGGCTGGACGAGCAACCCACGCAGTTCGCGCCCGAAGCCCTGGCCCGTGAGCGGGACGCCGTGCTGGCGGTCTGGCGCGCGGTATTCATCTAG
- the rrtA gene encoding rhombosortase, giving the protein MALSRPGVAWLLLGLVLAGGALAGTQYPGTLLDWQPALASAEPWRAFSAAFVHLSTRHLLANLLGCVVVTAFGLIARVPWWIALAWLLAWPLGHALLWFQPALQHYAGLSGVLHGGAAAAALYVALRGEGHERLIGWGVLIGVAVKLWREAPWRGPVQAVAGWDIPIAPIAHATGVAAALLCAGVALWLARVGPAGSSKPLS; this is encoded by the coding sequence ATGGCCCTCTCACGCCCCGGCGTGGCCTGGCTGCTGCTGGGGCTGGTGCTGGCCGGCGGCGCGCTGGCCGGCACGCAATATCCCGGCACGCTGCTCGACTGGCAGCCCGCGCTGGCCAGCGCCGAGCCCTGGCGGGCCTTCAGCGCCGCCTTCGTGCACCTGAGCACCCGCCACCTGCTGGCCAACCTGCTGGGCTGCGTGGTGGTCACCGCCTTCGGGCTGATCGCCCGCGTGCCGTGGTGGATCGCGCTGGCCTGGCTGCTGGCCTGGCCGCTGGGCCATGCGCTGCTGTGGTTCCAGCCTGCGCTGCAGCACTACGCCGGCCTGTCGGGCGTGCTGCACGGCGGCGCGGCGGCGGCGGCCTTGTACGTGGCGCTGCGCGGCGAAGGCCATGAGCGCCTGATCGGCTGGGGCGTGCTGATCGGCGTGGCCGTCAAGCTCTGGCGCGAAGCGCCCTGGCGCGGCCCGGTGCAGGCGGTGGCCGGCTGGGACATTCCGATCGCCCCGATCGCGCATGCGACGGGCGTGGCGGCGGCGCTGCTGTGCGCCGGGGTGGCGCTGTGGCTGGCGCGGGTGGGGCCGGCCGGCAGCTCCAAACCACTCAGCTGA
- a CDS encoding sigma-54-dependent Fis family transcriptional regulator: MQPFQRAHIDTVVQLAALGADAPAARSHDEVIRQSWLRCVQQHALDPTRMQEAVVLTSARLREHQDQLEAFLHIARHGMESLYQQVAGMGYVVLLTDARGITVDFLGDLQPADQLRRAGLTLGADWSEPRAGTCGVGTCISTGQALTVHLDDHFDATHIPLTCTTAPVFDATGRLNAVLDISALSAPQPKASQHLALQLVKLFAHQIENADFLHRFRGEWILRLAPAPQFLDVNPDYLLAIDASGRVIGHNRRAQLLWETDPRHPLLGRPYEQVLDAPFGELGRFVQARPSDQRAVMGAGGRQLLFMTATPPPARPATPPVARDRRLPAPLAALSGGDAMLDRQIDRAARLVNSPMSLLVTGETGTGKEFFAKALHASSERRSRPFIAVNCAAIPETLIESELFGYLPGSFSGAGPRAKRGLIQEADGGTLFLDEIGDMPRPLQARLLRVLAEREVLPVGATRAVAVNIRVIAATHCDLEALVREGRFRDDLYYRLNGARFHLPPLRERSDIGWVIDTLLGTGPGGIAPEARALLMARPWPGNLRELRNVLEYARAVRGEGPVQCADLPEWLDSAPTPSTRTHTPTGPMAPAADPVPTPDAAMQAAASQLLLQLRAAHWNVSAVARSLGLSRMTLYRRMKRWGIVSPNQQDDAGLH; encoded by the coding sequence ATGCAGCCGTTCCAGCGCGCCCACATCGACACCGTGGTGCAGCTTGCCGCCCTGGGCGCCGACGCCCCGGCCGCCCGTTCGCACGACGAGGTGATCCGCCAGTCGTGGCTGCGCTGCGTGCAGCAGCATGCGCTGGACCCCACCCGCATGCAGGAGGCGGTGGTGCTCACCTCGGCCCGGCTGCGTGAGCACCAGGACCAGCTGGAAGCCTTTCTGCACATCGCCCGCCACGGCATGGAGTCGCTCTACCAGCAGGTGGCCGGCATGGGCTACGTGGTGCTGCTGACCGATGCACGCGGCATCACGGTCGACTTTCTCGGCGACCTGCAGCCGGCCGACCAGCTGCGCCGCGCCGGCCTGACGCTGGGCGCCGACTGGAGCGAGCCGCGGGCCGGCACCTGCGGCGTGGGCACCTGCATCTCCACCGGACAGGCGCTGACGGTGCACCTGGACGACCACTTCGATGCGACGCACATTCCGCTGACCTGCACCACCGCGCCGGTATTCGACGCCACCGGCCGGTTGAACGCAGTGCTCGACATCTCGGCCCTGAGCGCGCCGCAGCCCAAGGCCAGCCAGCACCTGGCGCTGCAGCTGGTCAAGCTGTTCGCGCACCAGATCGAGAACGCCGACTTTCTGCACCGCTTCCGCGGCGAGTGGATCCTGCGGCTGGCTCCGGCGCCGCAGTTCCTGGACGTGAACCCCGACTACCTGCTGGCCATCGACGCCAGCGGACGGGTGATCGGCCACAACCGCCGCGCCCAGCTGCTGTGGGAAACCGACCCACGCCACCCGCTGCTGGGCCGGCCGTATGAGCAGGTGCTGGACGCGCCCTTCGGCGAGCTGGGCCGCTTCGTGCAGGCGCGCCCTTCCGACCAGCGCGCGGTGATGGGTGCCGGCGGCCGGCAGCTGCTGTTCATGACGGCCACGCCGCCACCCGCGCGCCCCGCCACACCGCCGGTGGCGCGCGACCGCCGCCTGCCCGCGCCGCTGGCCGCGCTGAGCGGCGGCGACGCGATGCTGGACCGCCAGATCGACCGCGCGGCGCGCCTCGTCAACTCGCCGATGAGCCTGCTGGTGACCGGGGAGACCGGCACCGGCAAGGAGTTCTTCGCCAAGGCGCTGCACGCCAGCAGCGAGCGCCGCAGCCGGCCCTTCATCGCCGTCAATTGCGCGGCGATTCCGGAGACGCTGATCGAGAGCGAGCTGTTCGGCTACCTGCCCGGCAGCTTCTCGGGCGCAGGGCCGCGGGCCAAGCGCGGGCTGATCCAGGAAGCCGACGGCGGCACGCTGTTCCTCGACGAGATCGGCGACATGCCACGGCCGCTGCAGGCGCGGCTGCTGCGCGTGCTGGCCGAGCGCGAGGTGCTGCCCGTGGGCGCCACGCGCGCGGTGGCGGTCAACATCCGCGTCATCGCTGCCACCCATTGCGACCTGGAAGCCCTGGTGCGCGAAGGCCGCTTCCGCGACGACCTGTACTACCGGCTCAATGGCGCCCGCTTTCACCTGCCGCCGCTGCGTGAGCGCAGCGACATCGGCTGGGTGATCGACACCTTGCTGGGCACCGGCCCGGGCGGCATCGCGCCCGAGGCGCGCGCGCTGCTGATGGCCCGGCCCTGGCCCGGCAACCTGCGCGAGCTGCGCAACGTGCTGGAGTACGCGCGTGCGGTGCGAGGCGAAGGCCCGGTGCAGTGCGCCGACCTGCCGGAATGGCTGGACAGCGCGCCCACCCCGAGCACCAGGACCCACACGCCAACCGGCCCGATGGCCCCAGCAGCCGACCCCGTGCCCACGCCCGACGCCGCCATGCAGGCGGCGGCCAGCCAGCTGCTGCTGCAGCTGCGCGCCGCCCACTGGAACGTCAGCGCCGTCGCGCGCAGCCTTGGCCTGTCGCGCATGACGCTGTACCGCCGCATGAAGCGCTGGGGCATCGTGTCGCCCAACCAGCAGGACGACGCCGGCCTGCACTGA
- a CDS encoding AI-2E family transporter, with translation MNTPALHRKAFLLLLVLVTLAFGWILWPFYGAVFWGAILALLFAPLNRRILRRWPGRRNLAALATLIICLVIVILPLALITTSLVTEASLVYQRIRSGEWNVGVYARQIFDAMPGWLVQLLDRFGMGNFQALQERLTSVAGDVSQYAATQAVAIGSNTLNFVVAFGVMLYLLFFLVRDGAMLSAMVRKAIPLDEAHKRNLIGKFATVVRATVKGNVVVAITQGVLGGIAFWVLGIQGAMLWGALMAFLSLLPAVGAALVWGPVAVYYLATGALVQGFGLIAYGVFVIGLVDNVLRPILVGKDTKMPDWVVLISTLGGMAIFGINGFVIGPAVAALFIATWAIFAGTDEAETEPGSAGA, from the coding sequence ATGAACACACCCGCGTTGCACCGCAAGGCGTTCCTGCTGCTGCTCGTCCTCGTCACCCTCGCGTTCGGCTGGATCCTCTGGCCCTTCTACGGCGCCGTGTTCTGGGGCGCCATCCTGGCGCTGCTGTTCGCGCCGCTGAACCGCCGCATCCTGCGGCGCTGGCCCGGGCGGCGCAACCTGGCCGCGCTGGCCACCTTGATCATCTGCCTGGTGATCGTCATCCTGCCGCTGGCCTTGATCACCACCTCGCTGGTGACCGAGGCCTCGCTGGTGTACCAGCGCATCCGCTCCGGTGAGTGGAACGTGGGCGTGTACGCCCGCCAGATTTTCGACGCGATGCCCGGCTGGCTGGTGCAGTTGCTCGACCGCTTTGGCATGGGCAACTTCCAGGCGCTGCAGGAGCGGCTGACCTCGGTGGCCGGCGACGTCAGCCAGTACGCGGCCACGCAGGCGGTGGCCATCGGCTCCAACACGCTGAACTTCGTCGTCGCCTTTGGCGTGATGCTGTACCTGCTGTTCTTCCTCGTGCGTGATGGCGCGATGCTCTCGGCCATGGTGCGCAAGGCCATTCCGCTGGACGAAGCCCACAAGCGCAACCTGATCGGCAAGTTCGCCACCGTGGTGCGGGCCACCGTCAAGGGCAACGTGGTGGTGGCCATCACCCAGGGTGTGCTGGGTGGCATCGCCTTCTGGGTGCTGGGCATCCAGGGCGCGATGCTGTGGGGCGCCTTGATGGCCTTTCTGTCGCTGCTGCCCGCGGTGGGCGCCGCGCTGGTGTGGGGCCCGGTGGCCGTGTACTACCTGGCCACCGGGGCGCTGGTGCAGGGCTTCGGGCTGATCGCCTACGGCGTGTTCGTGATCGGGCTGGTGGACAACGTGCTGCGGCCCATCCTGGTGGGCAAGGACACCAAGATGCCCGACTGGGTGGTACTGATCAGCACGCTGGGCGGCATGGCCATCTTCGGCATCAACGGCTTCGTCATAGGGCCGGCCGTGGCGGCCTTGTTCATCGCCACCTGGGCCATCTTCGCGGGCACCGACGAAGCGGAGACCGAGCCGGGCAGCGCCGGCGCCTGA